In one Shinella zoogloeoides genomic region, the following are encoded:
- the glgX gene encoding glycogen debranching protein GlgX, producing the protein MSYSFSELDFMKPELGAEFTGEGTHFAVFSAHAEQMELCLFSEDGTEETARLPLPKREGDVWSGYIAGLKPGTVYGYRAHGPYDPKNGHRFNPNKLLLDPYAKQILGEIAWDDALYGYRIGDPAEDLSFDERDSAPFMVKGVVQDPDFDWAGDAAIRRPWTETIIYEAHVRGMTMTHPGVPEELRGTFMGMASDPIVEHLVDLGISAVELLPIQYFPDDRYLLEKGLRNYWGYQTLGFFAPQPRFLSGRAVTEFKTMVKRFHAAGIEVIMDVVYNHTAEGSERGPTLSFRGLDNLSYYRLSPDDLRHSYDTTGTGNTVNIAHPMVLRMVLDSLRYWVGVMHVDGFRFDLASTLGRTRHIEFDREGTFFDAIRQDPILSGVKLIAEPWDVGDGGYQVGGFPHPFREWNDKYRDDVRRFWKGDGGLASALATRLTGSAPQFNHSDRGATASVNLLSAHDGFTLMDTVSYDDKHNEANGEDNRDGHSDNHSHNMGAEGPTEDEGILSARDRRRRNMIATLLLSQGVPMLLGGDELGNSQDGNNNAYCQDNAIGWTDWNGLDDPFLNFCKGAIAFRKAHPALRQERFLTGDALEDGTIEIAWYRPDGAFMDDAAWKDGNLRALGLFLCKPANGEGADQLFLVCNAGGDCEVTLPQVNGITAWKRVLDTGAQDDAFAMHPAESPAPVYGASVAVFEPVG; encoded by the coding sequence ATGAGCTATTCGTTTTCCGAACTCGATTTCATGAAGCCGGAGCTTGGCGCCGAATTCACCGGCGAGGGCACGCATTTCGCCGTCTTTTCCGCCCATGCGGAGCAAATGGAGCTCTGCCTCTTCAGCGAGGACGGCACCGAGGAAACCGCCCGCCTGCCGCTGCCCAAGCGCGAGGGCGACGTCTGGTCCGGCTATATTGCCGGCCTGAAGCCCGGCACGGTCTACGGCTACCGGGCGCATGGGCCGTACGATCCGAAGAACGGCCACCGTTTCAACCCGAACAAGCTGCTGCTCGATCCCTATGCCAAGCAGATCCTCGGGGAGATCGCCTGGGACGACGCGCTCTACGGTTATCGCATCGGTGATCCGGCGGAGGATCTTTCCTTCGACGAGCGCGACAGCGCGCCCTTCATGGTCAAGGGGGTGGTGCAGGATCCAGATTTCGACTGGGCGGGCGACGCCGCCATCCGCCGGCCCTGGACGGAGACGATCATCTACGAGGCGCATGTGCGCGGCATGACGATGACCCATCCGGGTGTGCCGGAAGAGCTGCGCGGAACCTTCATGGGCATGGCGAGCGACCCGATCGTCGAACATCTCGTCGATCTCGGCATTTCCGCTGTCGAACTGCTGCCGATCCAGTATTTTCCGGATGACCGCTATCTCCTGGAAAAGGGCCTGCGCAACTATTGGGGCTACCAGACGCTGGGGTTCTTCGCGCCGCAGCCGCGCTTCCTCTCCGGCCGCGCCGTCACCGAATTCAAGACCATGGTCAAGCGCTTCCATGCCGCCGGCATCGAGGTGATCATGGATGTCGTCTACAACCATACGGCCGAAGGCTCGGAGCGGGGTCCGACGCTGAGCTTCCGCGGGCTCGACAATCTCAGCTATTACCGTCTTTCGCCCGATGACCTGCGCCATAGCTACGACACGACGGGCACCGGCAACACCGTCAACATCGCCCATCCGATGGTGCTGCGCATGGTGCTCGACAGCCTGCGTTACTGGGTCGGCGTCATGCATGTCGATGGCTTCCGCTTCGACCTCGCCAGCACGCTCGGCCGCACCCGGCACATCGAGTTCGACCGGGAGGGCACGTTCTTCGACGCCATCCGGCAGGATCCGATCCTGTCAGGCGTGAAGCTGATCGCCGAGCCCTGGGACGTCGGTGACGGCGGCTACCAGGTCGGCGGCTTTCCGCATCCGTTCCGGGAATGGAACGACAAATACCGCGACGACGTGCGCCGCTTCTGGAAGGGCGACGGGGGGCTGGCATCGGCACTGGCGACGCGCCTCACCGGTTCGGCACCGCAGTTCAACCATTCCGACCGGGGCGCGACGGCCTCGGTCAATCTCCTCAGCGCCCATGACGGCTTCACCCTCATGGACACCGTCTCCTACGACGACAAGCACAATGAGGCGAACGGCGAGGACAATCGCGACGGCCACTCGGACAATCATTCGCACAATATGGGTGCGGAAGGACCGACCGAGGATGAAGGCATCCTTTCCGCCCGCGACCGCCGCCGCCGCAACATGATCGCGACGCTGCTGCTCAGCCAGGGCGTGCCGATGCTGCTCGGCGGCGACGAACTCGGCAACAGCCAGGACGGCAACAACAACGCCTATTGCCAGGACAATGCGATCGGCTGGACGGACTGGAACGGTCTCGACGATCCGTTCCTGAATTTCTGCAAGGGCGCCATCGCCTTCCGCAAGGCCCATCCGGCGCTTCGGCAGGAGCGCTTCCTGACGGGCGATGCGTTGGAGGACGGTACGATCGAGATCGCCTGGTATCGGCCGGACGGCGCCTTCATGGACGATGCCGCCTGGAAGGACGGCAATCTCAGGGCGCTCGGCCTCTTCCTTTGCAAGCCGGCGAACGGCGAGGGCGCGGACCAGCTATTCCTCGTCTGCAATGCCGGCGGCGATTGCGAGGTGACGTTGCCGCAGGTGAACGGCATCACCGCATGGAAGCGCGTGCTCGATACGGGAGCGCAGGACGACGCCTTCGCCATGCATCCGGCGGAAAGCCCGGCGCCGGTCTATGGGGCCAGCGTCGCGGTCTTCGAGCCTGTGGGCTAG
- the treZ gene encoding malto-oligosyltrehalose trehalohydrolase, which produces MIQPSRTPRTWGPSVLQDGRVRFRLWAPAEEQVAVLVAGHVIEMHREGDGWHSVETDLAGPGDAYSFRLADRSNINDPASHAQTDGVAGPSIIVDHERYDWQNPGWKGRPWHEAIVYELHIGTFTPEGTFRAAIDRLAHLRHVGITAVEIMPVAHFTGERGWGYDGVLHYAPHNAYGTPDDLKAFVDAAHGHGIMVLLDVVYNHFGPIGNVLPRIAPPFFHPERHTPWGAALAFEQRAVRRYFIENALHWLIDYRFDGLRFDATEEIDDESDNHLLIELAQEIRRNVPDREIHLVVEDQTSRKSLLNRDGGVTHHYTAGWNDEFHHALHVIATGEAQGHYARFVENADDILRESAAKGFALADRTRDRIGPPPQDPLPPEVNVNFLHNHDQIGNRAFGERLPVLADPALLNVMTALLILAPAVPMLFMGEEYGEQRPFYFFADFEGELALATKQGRKDEAEKFGGIPEGKTMEDLPDPGAEETFQRSKLDWPRADSAGGRQQLGFIRELIRLRQAHIVPLLAGPGVAEPHILPAESGIFAIDWRFKEATLAIRANLTSESRPWPAVAGDTIFALSTGGAGGPSIVVALEPVRR; this is translated from the coding sequence ATGATACAGCCCTCACGAACGCCGAGAACCTGGGGCCCGAGCGTGCTGCAGGATGGACGGGTGCGGTTCCGTCTCTGGGCCCCCGCAGAAGAACAGGTCGCGGTGCTCGTCGCCGGACATGTCATCGAGATGCACCGTGAAGGTGACGGCTGGCACAGCGTCGAGACGGACCTTGCGGGGCCGGGAGACGCCTATTCGTTTCGCCTTGCAGATCGCTCGAACATAAACGACCCCGCCTCCCACGCCCAGACGGACGGCGTCGCAGGCCCCTCCATCATCGTCGATCACGAGCGCTATGACTGGCAAAATCCCGGCTGGAAGGGCCGCCCCTGGCACGAGGCGATCGTCTACGAACTGCACATCGGCACCTTCACCCCGGAAGGCACGTTCCGCGCCGCCATCGACCGACTGGCCCATCTGCGCCACGTCGGCATCACGGCCGTCGAGATCATGCCGGTCGCCCATTTCACCGGTGAGCGCGGCTGGGGCTATGACGGCGTGCTGCACTATGCGCCGCACAACGCGTACGGCACCCCTGACGACCTGAAGGCCTTCGTCGACGCGGCGCACGGCCATGGCATCATGGTGCTGCTCGACGTGGTCTACAACCATTTCGGCCCGATCGGAAACGTCCTGCCCCGCATCGCCCCGCCCTTCTTCCATCCGGAACGCCACACGCCCTGGGGCGCGGCGCTGGCTTTCGAACAGCGCGCCGTGCGGCGATACTTCATCGAAAACGCGCTGCACTGGCTTATCGACTACCGTTTCGACGGCCTGCGCTTCGACGCGACGGAAGAAATCGACGACGAAAGCGACAACCATCTGCTCATCGAACTGGCGCAGGAAATTCGGCGGAACGTACCGGACCGCGAAATCCATCTCGTCGTAGAGGACCAGACGAGCCGCAAGAGCCTGCTGAACCGGGACGGCGGCGTCACGCATCACTATACGGCCGGCTGGAACGACGAATTCCACCACGCCCTGCACGTCATCGCGACGGGCGAGGCCCAGGGCCATTATGCGCGGTTCGTGGAGAATGCGGACGACATCCTGCGGGAATCGGCCGCAAAAGGCTTCGCACTTGCCGATCGCACCAGGGATCGGATCGGCCCGCCACCGCAGGACCCGCTGCCGCCGGAAGTGAACGTCAATTTCCTCCACAACCACGACCAGATCGGCAACCGCGCCTTCGGCGAGCGGCTGCCGGTCCTTGCCGACCCCGCCTTGCTCAACGTCATGACCGCGCTCCTCATCCTCGCGCCGGCCGTGCCGATGCTCTTCATGGGCGAAGAATACGGCGAGCAGCGGCCGTTTTATTTTTTCGCCGATTTCGAAGGGGAACTTGCCCTCGCAACGAAACAGGGCCGCAAGGACGAGGCGGAAAAATTCGGCGGCATTCCCGAAGGAAAGACGATGGAGGATCTTCCCGATCCGGGCGCCGAAGAGACGTTCCAGCGCTCGAAACTCGATTGGCCGCGTGCCGATTCCGCCGGCGGCCGGCAGCAGCTTGGCTTCATCCGCGAGCTGATCCGGCTGCGGCAGGCGCATATCGTGCCGCTGCTTGCCGGCCCCGGCGTGGCCGAGCCGCATATCCTGCCTGCCGAAAGCGGCATTTTCGCCATCGACTGGCGGTTCAAGGAGGCGACGCTCGCCATCCGCGCGAACCTGACCAGCGAAAGCAGGCCCTGGCCGGCCGTCGCCGGCGACACGATCTTCGCGCTCTCCACCGGCGGCGCGGGCGGGCCGTCGATCGTCGTCGCCCTGGAACCGGTGCGGCGATAG
- a CDS encoding CBS domain-containing protein yields MHIGEIMTRNVHLVRPEETLQYAASLMAEWDIAFLPVADASGLVGTLTDRDVILRAVAPGLDAETTKVSDIMTTNITYCYDDEEASDVLANMKALHLRRLAVLDRQSRLSGVVSRTDFARHGM; encoded by the coding sequence ATGCATATCGGTGAGATCATGACCCGCAATGTCCACCTCGTCCGGCCGGAGGAGACCTTGCAATATGCCGCCAGCCTGATGGCGGAGTGGGACATCGCCTTCCTGCCGGTCGCCGATGCAAGCGGCCTCGTCGGAACGCTGACCGACAGGGACGTCATCCTGCGCGCGGTCGCGCCCGGCCTCGATGCCGAAACCACCAAGGTCTCCGACATCATGACCACCAACATCACCTATTGCTACGACGACGAGGAGGCCTCCGACGTTCTGGCGAACATGAAGGCGCTGCATCTTCGTCGCCTTGCCGTGCTCGACCGGCAAAGCCGGCTGTCCGGCGTCGTTTCGCGGACGGACTTCGCCCGTCACGGCATGTGA
- the treY gene encoding malto-oligosyltrehalose synthase, with protein MTIPRSTYRLQFRNGMDFERARQLVPYLERLGIDHLYASPVMTAVGGSTHGYDVTHANEVDPSLGGLDGLRRLADELHARGMGLILDIVPNHMAASLENPWWRSVVAWGAESPFSGHFDIDWSQRLTLPFLGKDFAAELADGTIRLALHPEHDALAFRYHDNLYPLHPGTYWLALDGHGTFAVTANPQDDPQARAVLSEALASTGARAALEKAVDMISADRARLAAIHDAQPWQLTDWKTASRHLSYRRFFEIAGLAGLRIEEPRVFDDCHRLILELVRDGTVDGLRIDHVDGLADPAAYLKRLRAAVGPDVYIVVEKILEKEEPFATHWPVEGTTGYEFIASLADALADEREGGGLAEAFRPLRHEDHRGTYTQEMRASKRQMLSDNFEGEVRRLARLAKDMADRTDADLSRSALAEALCAMIIALPVYRTYTTATAGADGWDRQLLAAARQHAQEDVRPEVREAIDFIWELLIDDRTCSSLAGCPEFRIRLQQLSGPIMAKALEDTLFYRENAFIALNEVGGDPGRPSGGPAAFHAAMQARAETLPQALSATSTHDTKRGEDARARLYTLSEAPDAWIAATGRWSSLNARFLRTHAGRTVPEADVEWLVYQSLAGAWPLGGRNDRSAIEALGERMPPYVEKALREAKIRSNWSEPDFDYEQKVIGFVKDALGNGTFLDDFTETLAPFIAAGLMNSLTQTLVKLTAPGIPDIYQGSERCDLSLVDPDNRAPLDVSSCSVPQKPPASQANFPDYKQWLIATVLAARGRKPDPFAGPYVPLEFSDGGRQALAFLRGTPEDFALTVVPRLTYGKVDRENLCLTEEAMAGIALVVPAGFEGRTVRSVLDDRTFTLGGTLPLADILRVAPVALFIDT; from the coding sequence ATGACCATCCCCCGCTCGACCTACCGCCTCCAGTTCCGCAACGGCATGGACTTCGAGAGGGCACGCCAGCTTGTGCCTTATCTCGAACGTCTCGGCATCGACCATCTCTACGCCTCGCCGGTCATGACCGCGGTGGGTGGTTCCACGCACGGCTACGATGTCACCCATGCAAATGAGGTCGATCCCTCGCTCGGCGGCCTTGACGGCCTGCGCCGGCTTGCGGACGAGCTGCATGCACGCGGCATGGGCCTCATCCTCGACATCGTGCCGAACCACATGGCCGCAAGCCTTGAAAACCCCTGGTGGCGCAGTGTGGTGGCTTGGGGGGCGGAAAGCCCGTTTTCCGGCCATTTCGATATCGACTGGTCGCAAAGGCTCACTCTGCCCTTCCTCGGCAAGGATTTCGCCGCGGAACTGGCGGATGGCACGATCCGCCTCGCGCTCCACCCCGAGCACGACGCCCTCGCGTTCCGCTATCATGACAACCTCTATCCCCTCCATCCCGGCACCTATTGGCTGGCGCTCGACGGCCACGGCACGTTCGCCGTGACGGCGAACCCGCAGGACGATCCGCAAGCCCGGGCAGTCCTGTCCGAAGCGCTTGCATCAACGGGCGCCCGCGCGGCGCTGGAAAAGGCCGTCGATATGATTTCGGCGGACCGCGCCCGGCTCGCCGCCATCCATGATGCGCAGCCATGGCAGCTCACCGACTGGAAAACCGCAAGCCGGCATCTCAGCTATCGCCGCTTCTTCGAGATCGCCGGCCTCGCGGGCCTGCGCATCGAGGAACCGCGCGTCTTCGACGACTGCCATCGCCTGATCCTCGAGCTCGTGCGCGACGGCACCGTGGACGGCCTGCGCATCGACCATGTGGACGGGCTTGCCGATCCCGCGGCCTATCTGAAACGCCTACGCGCCGCCGTCGGTCCTGATGTCTACATCGTCGTCGAGAAAATCCTCGAAAAGGAGGAGCCCTTCGCCACGCATTGGCCGGTCGAGGGCACGACGGGCTACGAATTCATCGCGTCCCTCGCCGACGCGCTGGCCGACGAACGAGAGGGCGGCGGGCTGGCAGAGGCCTTCCGGCCGCTCCGGCACGAGGACCATCGCGGAACCTATACGCAGGAAATGCGCGCCAGCAAAAGGCAGATGCTTTCGGACAATTTCGAGGGCGAGGTCCGCCGCCTCGCCCGGCTGGCAAAGGACATGGCCGACCGGACAGATGCCGACCTCTCCCGCAGCGCGCTTGCCGAGGCGCTCTGCGCCATGATCATCGCGCTGCCCGTCTACCGCACCTATACGACGGCGACGGCCGGTGCGGACGGGTGGGACCGCCAGCTCCTCGCCGCAGCCCGGCAACACGCGCAGGAAGACGTACGCCCGGAGGTCCGCGAGGCGATCGACTTCATCTGGGAACTGCTCATCGACGACAGGACCTGCAGCAGCCTGGCCGGCTGCCCCGAATTCCGCATTCGCCTGCAGCAGCTCAGCGGTCCCATCATGGCCAAAGCGCTGGAAGACACGCTTTTCTACCGCGAAAACGCCTTCATCGCCCTGAACGAGGTCGGTGGCGATCCCGGCCGGCCGTCCGGCGGCCCGGCCGCCTTCCATGCGGCCATGCAGGCACGCGCGGAGACCCTGCCCCAAGCCCTCTCGGCAACATCGACGCACGACACGAAGCGCGGCGAGGATGCCCGGGCGCGGCTCTATACGCTCAGCGAGGCGCCGGATGCATGGATCGCGGCGACAGGGCGCTGGTCCTCCCTCAATGCGCGGTTTCTGCGCACTCATGCCGGCCGCACCGTTCCCGAAGCGGACGTGGAATGGCTCGTCTACCAATCGCTGGCCGGCGCCTGGCCGCTTGGCGGACGGAACGATCGCTCCGCCATAGAGGCTCTTGGAGAACGGATGCCGCCCTATGTCGAGAAGGCGTTGCGCGAAGCGAAGATCCGCTCGAACTGGAGCGAACCAGATTTCGACTATGAGCAGAAGGTCATCGGCTTCGTGAAGGACGCGCTGGGGAACGGCACCTTCCTCGACGACTTCACTGAAACGCTTGCGCCCTTCATCGCGGCCGGTCTGATGAATTCGCTGACGCAGACGCTGGTCAAGCTGACGGCCCCCGGCATTCCCGATATCTACCAAGGCAGCGAGCGCTGCGATCTCTCCCTGGTCGATCCCGACAATCGGGCGCCCCTGGATGTGTCGTCCTGCAGCGTTCCGCAAAAACCGCCGGCCTCGCAAGCGAACTTCCCCGACTACAAGCAATGGCTGATCGCAACCGTGCTTGCCGCACGCGGGCGGAAACCCGATCCGTTCGCCGGACCTTACGTTCCGCTGGAATTTTCGGACGGTGGCCGGCAGGCGCTGGCCTTCCTGCGCGGCACGCCTGAAGACTTCGCCCTGACCGTCGTACCGCGCCTCACTTATGGGAAAGTCGACCGGGAAAACCTGTGCCTGACGGAAGAGGCGATGGCCGGAATCGCCCTCGTCGTTCCCGCCGGTTTCGAAGGCCGCACCGTGCGTTCGGTACTCGACGACCGGACGTTTACGCTCGGCGGCACGCTGCCGCTCGCGGATATCTTACGGGTCGCGCCGGTGGCCCTGTTCATCGACACCTAG
- a CDS encoding GntR family transcriptional regulator, producing the protein MSRENLVDVEEIDEEDIVERIFDAVVEQRLPPGTKLSESALCEAFGVGRMRIRRSLLLLASREVVELHANRGAFVASPTAEQAREVFEARIALEPNIARLAVQRATDEDIAMLVRHLEMEHLAHNERHRHDAIRLSGQFHTMLAQVAGNAILIRTMKELVTRTSLIIGIFGAPGVSNCRDDEHTAIVDAFHARDADKAARTMATHLRHIEKHLKLGSKTTDAVDLVELFGRH; encoded by the coding sequence ATGAGCAGGGAAAACCTGGTGGACGTGGAGGAGATCGACGAGGAGGATATCGTCGAGCGGATTTTCGACGCGGTCGTCGAACAGCGGCTGCCGCCGGGCACCAAACTCTCCGAATCCGCGCTGTGCGAGGCCTTCGGCGTCGGGCGCATGCGCATCCGCCGCAGCCTCCTGCTGCTCGCGAGCCGTGAGGTCGTGGAACTGCACGCAAATCGCGGCGCCTTCGTCGCCTCACCGACCGCCGAGCAGGCCCGCGAGGTTTTCGAGGCCCGCATCGCGCTGGAGCCGAACATCGCGCGCCTTGCCGTGCAGCGGGCGACGGACGAGGATATCGCCATGCTCGTCCGCCACCTCGAAATGGAGCACCTCGCCCACAACGAACGGCACCGTCACGACGCGATCCGGCTGTCCGGGCAGTTCCACACCATGCTCGCGCAGGTCGCCGGCAATGCGATCCTCATTCGCACCATGAAGGAACTGGTGACGCGGACCTCGCTGATCATCGGCATTTTCGGGGCGCCGGGCGTCAGCAACTGTCGCGACGACGAGCATACGGCGATCGTCGATGCCTTCCATGCCCGGGATGCCGACAAGGCCGCGCGCACCATGGCGACCCATCTGCGGCATATCGAAAAACACCTCAAGCTCGGCAGCAAGACGACGGATGCCGTCGATCTCGTCGAGCTTTTCGGGCGGCATTGA
- a CDS encoding ABC transporter substrate-binding protein: protein MHKRTFLKFSALAAATVLAMPLMAYAQNATLKIGFVGVTSGPAASWGVSNQRSMETRAAWLNELGGVKIGDKTYNIEIVPFDDQKDPKRAIAGMEKMAQDGVHYVVGPNVDDGAAAVRPVAEQNGIMYFPYAFPKELFTAPASNAILGMVANYQSGPAIYKFLKENKGVKKVAFVAANESDPLSQRESGIAAAEALGLEVVSGNVTYQVDTTDFTPVLLPVIQATPDLLVLSGVSPANAPQLIRSARELGYTGLISTETGQDASVLQEGAGELADGFISVGGASTPELASDTMTEFVARYTKMFGEYNDESNTKVYALEYIIETLKANPAAIDNVDEFKKTMDTFEAANPFMKGDAKLKYVGMTSFGQKRQVSVPLVVNEYKGGKFETLFVGQVD from the coding sequence ATGCACAAGCGCACATTCCTGAAGTTTTCCGCCCTCGCCGCAGCGACGGTGCTCGCCATGCCGCTGATGGCATATGCCCAGAACGCGACGCTGAAGATCGGCTTCGTCGGCGTCACGTCCGGTCCTGCCGCATCCTGGGGCGTCTCGAACCAGCGCTCGATGGAAACGCGCGCGGCCTGGCTGAACGAGCTCGGCGGCGTCAAGATCGGCGACAAGACCTATAATATCGAGATCGTTCCCTTCGACGACCAGAAGGACCCCAAGCGCGCCATCGCCGGCATGGAGAAGATGGCGCAGGACGGCGTGCACTACGTCGTCGGCCCGAACGTGGATGACGGCGCCGCTGCCGTGCGCCCGGTCGCCGAGCAGAATGGCATCATGTATTTCCCCTACGCATTCCCGAAGGAACTCTTCACGGCGCCGGCATCAAACGCGATCCTCGGCATGGTGGCGAACTACCAGTCGGGGCCTGCCATCTACAAATTCCTGAAGGAAAACAAGGGCGTTAAGAAGGTTGCCTTCGTCGCCGCCAACGAATCCGACCCGCTGAGCCAGCGTGAATCCGGCATTGCCGCCGCCGAAGCGCTTGGGCTGGAAGTCGTGTCGGGCAACGTAACCTACCAGGTTGACACGACCGACTTCACGCCGGTCCTGCTGCCCGTCATCCAGGCAACGCCGGATCTGCTCGTCCTCTCCGGCGTCTCGCCGGCCAATGCCCCGCAGCTCATCCGCTCGGCCCGCGAACTCGGCTATACCGGCCTCATCTCGACGGAAACGGGGCAGGATGCCAGCGTTCTGCAGGAAGGAGCGGGCGAACTTGCGGATGGCTTCATTTCCGTCGGCGGTGCTTCCACGCCGGAGCTTGCGAGCGACACGATGACGGAATTCGTCGCGCGCTACACGAAGATGTTCGGCGAATACAATGACGAGTCGAACACCAAGGTCTATGCGCTCGAATACATCATCGAGACGTTGAAGGCGAACCCGGCCGCCATCGACAATGTCGATGAGTTCAAGAAGACGATGGACACGTTCGAGGCCGCCAACCCCTTCATGAAGGGCGACGCCAAGCTGAAATATGTCGGCATGACCTCCTTCGGCCAGAAGCGTCAGGTCTCCGTTCCGCTCGTCGTCAACGAATACAAGGGCGGCAAGTTCGAGACGCTGTTCGTCGGCCAGGTCGACTGA